CCTGTCAAGATGCCGATTTTCTTCATAATATTTAGGATTCTTCTTTGTAAAGATTACCTTTATATTAGAAAGCCTGCTTTTGTAAATTCTTTTTAGGGGCAAGTTCCCGGACGTATTTGGCTAAGGTTTGTATCTCCTCAGGTTTTATTTTATCATTCCACCGGGGCATTTTGTTTTTACCGTTTATAATGGAATTAAGTATCTCCTCATCTGTTTTTGTAGCTTGCCAATCAGCGTCCGCAAGGTTTGGGACCTTCAACTCACGTCCCCTTTTAGTCCCTTTTCCATCCGTTCCATGGCAGGTGGCACAGTGGTAATTAAATAAATCTTTTGCGTTAATTTCTCCGCCTTC
This portion of the Candidatus Brocadia sp. genome encodes:
- a CDS encoding cytochrome c: MGDWEGTVIYTISFLVSLVLFAGFSTVYGQEGGEINAKDLFNYHCATCHGTDGKGTKRGRELKVPNLADADWQATKTDEEILNSIINGKNKMPRWNDKIKPEEIQTLAKYVRELAPKKNLQKQAF